Proteins found in one Bremerella volcania genomic segment:
- a CDS encoding WD40 repeat domain-containing protein, whose amino-acid sequence MKTLGLLSCMGLLIAISVAPVSLSAQDETTEEIIEIVDRLSQKVPAPKFEIVRMFRTPMRHKEYMDVSEDGSRMVFIQRDKKISTWNLDASMKIAEFMAAGQAIEGVLKISRDGRYVAFANQRKFVEVWEVETGELIQTFAEMDWKIGDLGFSLDSQLMYISGTRGQRMIVTPDGEVVDMRAEPLIDEERRIRVCNFGQDCWATVIERTDKDVNEVFWETPDGEGHADLPHRNPPNISGGPGVFCVFCGAEYWVGPYGSGHVSGFSTQQWLTDVRIDTIENPEVANYLWIATWSGAEVCGVWHPEHTNLITVPRPFDPYVMLLPAPNTQRIIEQSPGGRVVVHELDRKEFRASAYRTKTILDSVLFQKRFDVLQGVAKRWEHREDPIIDNKLTTAYSELVHYVANFRDTPRNNDEQIEYLKEMAQEHPDSDVFRLALASKYYSLGTEARGSGAAFQVAPEAWETLDKYMEKTWETIEPMLDQENVPPEVYVWVVMVARYQNWPDARLDPYLERAMKECPTYHRIWKQACMSKLPRWGGAPGDTEALAAKVADHIGGIEGDIVYAEVGRLIYIFFTWRGLVEEAGFDKDRMMRGMVGLCERSPDVYAENLALQFAREFKDHAAAHRIATLWKERNHTYIHRLWKWDKKEIDDTLAWALADELPQKEEEPAQQDHEADQ is encoded by the coding sequence ATGAAAACCTTGGGCCTGCTTTCCTGTATGGGACTGCTCATTGCCATCTCTGTTGCCCCCGTTTCGCTTTCCGCCCAGGACGAGACGACTGAAGAGATTATCGAAATCGTCGACCGGCTGTCGCAGAAGGTGCCGGCCCCCAAGTTTGAGATCGTCCGCATGTTTCGCACGCCGATGCGGCACAAAGAGTACATGGACGTCTCGGAGGACGGCTCGCGAATGGTGTTCATCCAGCGCGACAAAAAGATTTCGACTTGGAACCTGGATGCCTCGATGAAAATCGCCGAATTCATGGCCGCCGGACAGGCCATCGAAGGCGTGCTGAAGATATCTCGCGATGGGCGCTACGTTGCGTTCGCAAACCAGCGGAAGTTCGTCGAGGTGTGGGAAGTCGAGACGGGCGAGTTGATTCAAACGTTCGCCGAGATGGACTGGAAGATTGGTGATCTGGGTTTTTCGCTCGATAGTCAGTTGATGTATATCTCAGGCACGCGCGGGCAGCGGATGATCGTGACGCCGGATGGGGAAGTGGTCGACATGCGGGCCGAGCCGCTGATCGACGAGGAACGCAGGATCCGCGTGTGCAATTTCGGCCAAGACTGCTGGGCCACGGTCATCGAACGCACCGACAAAGATGTCAACGAAGTGTTCTGGGAAACGCCGGACGGGGAAGGGCACGCGGATCTGCCTCATCGCAATCCGCCGAACATTTCCGGTGGTCCTGGCGTCTTCTGCGTGTTTTGCGGGGCGGAATATTGGGTTGGTCCTTATGGGTCTGGGCATGTGAGTGGATTCTCGACCCAGCAATGGCTCACCGACGTGCGGATCGATACGATCGAGAACCCGGAGGTGGCCAACTATTTGTGGATCGCTACCTGGAGCGGTGCGGAAGTGTGCGGCGTCTGGCATCCCGAGCACACCAACCTGATCACCGTGCCGCGCCCCTTCGATCCATACGTAATGCTGTTGCCGGCACCTAACACCCAGCGGATCATCGAGCAAAGCCCTGGCGGCCGGGTCGTTGTTCATGAACTCGATCGAAAGGAATTCCGCGCGTCTGCCTACCGCACCAAAACCATTCTCGACTCGGTGCTCTTCCAGAAGCGATTCGACGTGCTGCAGGGCGTCGCCAAGCGCTGGGAGCATCGCGAAGATCCAATTATCGACAACAAGCTGACGACGGCCTACTCCGAGTTGGTTCACTACGTGGCCAACTTCCGCGACACGCCGCGCAATAATGATGAGCAGATCGAGTACCTGAAGGAGATGGCCCAAGAGCACCCCGATAGCGACGTCTTCCGCCTGGCCCTGGCCAGCAAGTACTACTCGCTGGGTACCGAAGCTCGCGGTAGTGGTGCCGCTTTCCAAGTGGCGCCGGAAGCATGGGAGACGCTCGATAAGTACATGGAAAAGACGTGGGAAACGATTGAGCCGATGCTGGACCAGGAAAACGTGCCGCCAGAGGTCTACGTGTGGGTAGTGATGGTGGCTCGCTATCAGAACTGGCCTGATGCCCGCCTCGATCCTTACTTGGAGCGGGCCATGAAAGAGTGCCCCACCTACCATCGCATCTGGAAACAGGCCTGCATGTCGAAGCTGCCGCGATGGGGAGGCGCCCCTGGCGATACCGAAGCCTTAGCTGCCAAGGTAGCCGATCATATCGGCGGCATCGAAGGAGATATCGTGTATGCCGAGGTGGGCCGGTTGATCTATATCTTCTTCACCTGGCGCGGGCTGGTCGAGGAAGCCGGCTTTGATAAAGACCGCATGATGCGCGGCATGGTCGGTCTCTGCGAACGTTCCCCGGACGTCTACGCCGAGAACCTGGCGTTGCAGTTTGCCCGGGAGTTCAAAGACCACGCCGCCGCCCATCGCATTGCGACGCTGTGGAAAGAGCGCAACCATACGTACATCCACCGATTATGGAAGTGGGACAAGAAGGAAATCGATGACACGTTAGCGTGGGCACTCGCTGACGAACTGCCACAGAAGGAGGAAGAACCCGCGCAGCAGGACCATGAAGCCGACCAGTAA
- a CDS encoding DUF1559 domain-containing protein produces the protein MRQLIATRTCSTGAGRRGFSLVELLVVLGIIGLLLAILIPAVQAVRESGRKLTCQNNLRQIVLGIANHESANGMLPPLYNGTPLAQPRSAMDEFHFHSWRTVLLPHIEQTALYDRCVSELFATDPANQAAINVELATYLCPSANPHNRVVPDIYSPPAADGTLTFQVIGTAARSDYEAIGGYWFKPSGTVDLQNIKFGAWGEPRSYNPLPAKDAYRKARLRDVSDGQSNTILVAERAGRPDWYRKGEPVDVYPYDDPTTGMDHHQAAWGVSTHFWWLVFGHEEGINESNSGGIYSFHAGGANVGLADGSVRFLPESIDQETLNALVTRASGD, from the coding sequence ATGAGGCAACTTATCGCAACACGCACTTGCTCAACAGGAGCCGGCCGGCGAGGGTTCTCGCTGGTTGAATTACTGGTGGTTCTCGGCATTATCGGGCTGCTGCTGGCGATTCTGATTCCTGCGGTTCAGGCAGTTCGCGAGTCAGGCCGGAAGCTCACATGCCAGAACAACCTTCGCCAGATCGTACTGGGCATTGCCAATCACGAGTCAGCCAATGGGATGCTTCCGCCCCTATACAATGGTACCCCGCTCGCTCAGCCGCGAAGTGCGATGGATGAGTTTCACTTTCATTCGTGGCGAACGGTTCTGTTGCCACACATCGAACAAACGGCTTTGTATGACCGTTGCGTTTCCGAGCTTTTCGCGACCGATCCAGCCAATCAAGCTGCGATCAATGTCGAGTTGGCGACCTACCTCTGCCCTTCGGCAAATCCGCATAATCGTGTCGTACCAGACATCTATTCGCCGCCAGCAGCAGATGGCACACTGACATTTCAAGTCATCGGAACGGCAGCACGCAGTGATTACGAGGCGATCGGTGGTTACTGGTTCAAGCCATCCGGCACCGTCGATTTACAGAACATCAAATTCGGTGCCTGGGGCGAACCAAGGTCTTACAATCCGTTACCCGCGAAAGACGCCTATCGTAAAGCGCGACTGCGCGACGTGAGCGATGGCCAGTCGAACACCATCCTGGTTGCCGAACGCGCCGGCCGGCCTGACTGGTATCGAAAAGGGGAACCGGTCGACGTGTACCCTTACGACGACCCGACAACCGGGATGGATCATCACCAGGCTGCCTGGGGTGTCAGCACGCATTTCTGGTGGCTCGTCTTCGGACACGAGGAAGGGATCAACGAAAGCAACTCCGGCGGCATCTACAGCTTTCACGCCGGCGGAGCCAATGTCGGCCTGGCCGATGGCTCGGTCCGTTTTCTGCCTGAGTCGATCGACCAAGAGACCCTCAATGCCCTGGTGACGCGAGCCAGCGGCGATTGA
- a CDS encoding GNAT family N-acetyltransferase, with amino-acid sequence MQIVDALVECPVTESFRVRQLAGMFDVPLEDKLTRRFQVELPSEEDDWQVGMIVGDSGSGKSTVARAAYDHRLVQRFAWKRGQALIDGFGISLSTRTITQTLVAVGLSSPVVWCQPYHCLSTGQQFRADVARGMLSRRKLIAFDEFTSVVDRTSARFGSMALRRAIDRGQISKKLVAVTCHLDVIDWLRPDWVLDMTSGKLTRRCLRRPRLQLSIHRCSRDLWPLFASHHYLDGQLNPAARCYIGLVEGQPAVFAATLNNFRKNHLRISRLVTLPTYQGIGLGGRMLDELSQHLTNEGATHIHISGSHPAVVAHCNRSTRWEFRKLLKTGRQRSGIYSDNSHWKTSTGRAVATFRFVGGSESD; translated from the coding sequence ATGCAAATTGTTGATGCTTTAGTCGAATGCCCGGTAACGGAGTCGTTTCGTGTTCGTCAACTGGCCGGCATGTTCGACGTGCCGTTGGAAGACAAGCTTACGCGGCGATTTCAGGTGGAACTACCGTCCGAAGAAGACGATTGGCAAGTCGGCATGATCGTCGGTGACTCTGGCAGCGGAAAATCGACCGTGGCTCGGGCAGCCTACGATCATCGACTCGTCCAAAGATTTGCCTGGAAACGGGGCCAGGCTCTGATCGATGGCTTCGGTATTTCCCTCTCGACGCGAACCATCACCCAAACGTTAGTGGCGGTTGGCTTGAGTTCACCGGTTGTCTGGTGCCAGCCGTATCACTGCCTTTCGACAGGGCAGCAGTTTCGAGCAGACGTTGCCAGGGGGATGCTTTCTCGTCGAAAACTCATTGCTTTCGATGAGTTCACCAGCGTGGTCGATCGCACTTCGGCTCGTTTTGGTTCGATGGCTCTTCGCCGGGCGATTGATCGCGGGCAGATCTCCAAGAAGCTCGTGGCCGTGACGTGTCACTTGGACGTAATCGATTGGCTGCGGCCTGATTGGGTGTTGGATATGACCAGTGGCAAGCTCACGCGGAGGTGCCTTCGGCGACCGCGATTACAACTTTCGATCCATCGCTGTAGCCGAGACCTTTGGCCGTTGTTTGCGTCGCATCACTATCTCGATGGACAACTCAATCCAGCAGCCCGGTGCTATATCGGCCTCGTCGAAGGCCAACCGGCGGTGTTCGCGGCCACGCTGAACAACTTCCGCAAGAATCACCTCCGCATATCACGACTGGTGACGCTGCCTACGTATCAAGGGATCGGGCTGGGCGGACGCATGCTGGACGAACTATCCCAGCATTTGACCAACGAGGGAGCAACCCACATCCACATCAGCGGCAGCCACCCGGCCGTGGTCGCCCATTGCAATCGATCAACGCGCTGGGAGTTTCGAAAGCTTTTGAAGACAGGCCGCCAGCGAAGCGGCATCTATAGCGATAACTCCCACTGGAAAACAAGTACCGGCCGAGCCGTGGCGACGTTTCGTTTCGTCGGCGGCTCGGAGAGCGATTAG
- a CDS encoding GAF domain-containing protein, whose protein sequence is MSIPIRIAVVQLSGPIDSLVGGHDFTSEPFTLAGDVPSLSRMADVSGEIACLAQEFRGDYLKWQKHRIEQILTWMRDEWATPENPGSDRPETPASGRSSARHSMNDESDGKQTASCSRMPDLIVFPEGGVPQDCLPFLVDFAKQTHTAIVAGTHSFRNTDPKAIATYQRVGVSHDTINSLVANVAGTTSIVTEIIPRVGKSPKVKLRRKQSPSPHERTDDYRNDKLVGIKIIKMRTRDGALFSFHTLVCSEALQHHELPDPDECKMIVIPSYNVKREVFDNIIGHYTRNKQCVVYCNTGNFGASSVMLPLDERGKSWWFSGKPSGELPQGDGILIVDVFVENIAVETAVNNPQKKIRTCGLASIVSGQEQSSSLEIAHWLKTTQLMEETEDGLKQINGPKLLGQIEDHLNRCDGNAIQYIKLQRLANLFRNGEISLSRWHFHAHDCIVADGVSLAEFEFNRAAKCEERLRGLRNRSDFQDVDIRDELEQILSRCHEFTGIRQREQRRKSSTRHDILPNMWSLLRQVTAESVHEASRRLYDEVAELVERYGATSGFLTYVPWDESNKTPKKLVPCVTYNCPMKPSELEIAADDKEISATAYVAKYGKGIVHDAIEFDMHSDRPNVAPYQVDIESTKSLISVPIFLRDGTRGSDPQVIGVLSLESNSKYAFDWHMLGLLKSDAECLVKDLVVIQTANKSTSALCCHPGIHGSGLSGLVKRFCYELSTLVGHVATPPRIGCTVWIADWEKNRFNALGTAGFDYLYQKEKWLPLVTPPSSSDEVDTNLEEDLINFTSLVLHSPKGSVRHRHFTEAAAELRTLKRKARKVELQSVKGTPIYLEDSAIEGRLSQGNKPIGVLDLFFFSPRYGIGLVDVDEIFNDRILVQLAELVARMIAEYHALQSKISCAKVATVLFRDGIHGSDMLDALRLAMGDIFDSDACSIFASDLLCDEIKSLKCVSTTGLVHSGSPENVTSSAAYHYDLEDDPYDDDNPIGMTRYLGFRGGRSIRKNDVPDMTERVYSGNHERRRLVNVSPGFKYAEKVALTPVNHYRFLGASVATHGPSPDKPSAGVIRVNRRRDRAPYLELDEVLLQKLVKMCQQSLRYASDHLQSENQGFHGGANGKTVHEAAMTRLASPYCSRYWNWRYLNGILSDLLLVAAQAEEEPRKPRYRILANLSLAGRNEEGWPVMKMVAYESTFSSNRPTSAMISHPRIGEGNRWWATTHQKLVVAQFTDGVPRSTAIVPESRQVRLSVCLPFHFKCCSYRDPEIDSFETLLHYMASDKQYGKVDRGVLSIDFASDPSDLGAGDLPSLHKLIGISTETSKLAVALFNASRKALLLGGDNAPHPPETQDAPSLFQRSPHEAIESLAQVILRHAGGGSAYFQPATAEPQMTMELWDGQKPDNDYPFVSVPAEGTPAKEFPRIDSDLQTYYQRFFSDALPPRQPHAEKTELTLRVGVAIAGTLFVQLNNERTAVLCDVETALQECWNWYANSPMSKSQHWQVRDNLDWKRDSKGVEPREDYATDIHINWSRTNDSWEQDTESWEVTSPGPSIQSPGRPK, encoded by the coding sequence ATGTCTATTCCTATTCGAATCGCTGTGGTGCAACTTTCTGGGCCGATTGACTCGTTGGTTGGTGGGCACGACTTTACGTCCGAGCCGTTCACCTTGGCGGGGGATGTCCCTTCGCTTTCCCGGATGGCGGATGTCTCCGGCGAGATTGCTTGCCTGGCGCAGGAGTTTCGGGGGGACTATCTCAAGTGGCAAAAGCACCGCATCGAGCAGATTCTCACCTGGATGCGTGACGAGTGGGCGACGCCTGAGAATCCAGGCTCGGACCGGCCAGAAACGCCGGCCAGCGGGCGATCATCGGCTCGGCATTCGATGAACGACGAATCTGACGGGAAGCAAACCGCCAGTTGTTCGCGAATGCCGGACCTGATTGTGTTTCCCGAAGGCGGCGTCCCGCAGGACTGCTTGCCTTTTCTGGTTGACTTTGCCAAGCAAACGCACACCGCGATTGTGGCCGGGACGCATTCCTTTCGAAACACCGACCCGAAAGCGATTGCGACCTATCAAAGGGTTGGCGTATCGCATGACACGATCAACAGCCTGGTGGCGAATGTCGCCGGCACGACCAGTATCGTCACCGAGATCATTCCCCGCGTTGGCAAATCACCGAAGGTCAAGCTACGGCGCAAGCAGTCGCCATCGCCCCATGAACGGACCGACGACTACCGTAACGACAAGCTCGTCGGGATCAAGATTATCAAGATGCGGACCCGCGATGGGGCCCTGTTTTCGTTTCATACGCTGGTATGTTCCGAGGCCCTGCAACACCACGAACTGCCTGACCCTGACGAGTGCAAGATGATCGTGATCCCTTCGTATAACGTAAAACGGGAGGTATTCGACAACATCATCGGGCACTACACGCGTAACAAGCAGTGCGTGGTCTACTGCAACACTGGCAACTTCGGGGCGAGTTCGGTGATGCTTCCGTTGGATGAACGCGGCAAGAGCTGGTGGTTCAGTGGTAAGCCGTCGGGCGAACTACCTCAGGGGGACGGCATTCTGATCGTAGACGTCTTTGTCGAGAACATTGCCGTCGAGACCGCCGTGAACAACCCGCAGAAAAAAATCCGAACGTGTGGGTTGGCCTCGATCGTTTCGGGCCAGGAGCAATCGTCATCGCTGGAAATTGCCCATTGGCTGAAAACGACCCAGCTGATGGAAGAGACCGAAGATGGTTTAAAGCAGATCAACGGTCCTAAACTTCTTGGCCAGATTGAAGATCACCTGAACCGATGCGATGGCAACGCGATTCAGTACATCAAGCTGCAGCGGCTGGCGAACCTGTTTCGCAACGGCGAGATATCGCTTTCGCGATGGCACTTCCATGCGCACGACTGTATCGTGGCGGATGGTGTCTCGCTGGCGGAATTCGAGTTCAATCGCGCCGCGAAGTGTGAAGAGCGCTTGAGGGGGTTGCGAAACCGTTCCGACTTTCAGGACGTGGATATCCGAGACGAGTTGGAGCAGATCCTTTCGCGCTGTCACGAGTTTACCGGGATCCGACAAAGGGAACAGCGACGCAAGTCGAGCACGCGTCACGATATTCTACCCAACATGTGGTCGCTGCTTCGTCAGGTCACAGCTGAATCGGTCCACGAGGCAAGCCGGAGGCTTTACGATGAAGTGGCCGAGTTGGTCGAGCGATATGGGGCAACATCCGGTTTCCTGACCTATGTGCCGTGGGATGAGAGTAATAAGACACCGAAGAAGCTCGTCCCCTGTGTGACCTACAACTGCCCAATGAAGCCGAGCGAGTTGGAGATCGCTGCCGACGACAAGGAGATCTCGGCGACGGCCTATGTCGCGAAGTACGGCAAAGGGATCGTGCATGATGCCATCGAATTCGACATGCACTCCGATAGACCCAACGTGGCCCCCTACCAGGTCGATATCGAATCAACCAAGTCCCTGATTTCGGTGCCGATCTTTCTGAGGGACGGCACCCGCGGAAGTGACCCGCAGGTAATTGGGGTTCTCAGCCTGGAGTCGAATTCCAAATATGCGTTCGATTGGCATATGCTGGGCCTATTGAAAAGCGATGCCGAATGTTTGGTCAAGGATCTAGTCGTCATTCAAACCGCCAATAAGAGCACATCCGCTTTATGCTGTCATCCGGGGATTCATGGGTCTGGGCTTTCAGGCCTTGTGAAACGATTCTGCTACGAACTTTCAACGCTAGTCGGACATGTCGCCACGCCTCCGCGAATCGGTTGTACCGTGTGGATCGCCGACTGGGAGAAGAACCGGTTCAATGCCCTAGGAACGGCCGGATTCGACTATCTGTATCAAAAGGAGAAGTGGCTTCCGTTAGTAACGCCACCAAGCAGTTCGGATGAGGTCGATACCAATTTGGAAGAGGATCTGATCAACTTTACCAGCTTGGTACTTCATTCACCCAAAGGGAGCGTGCGACACCGGCATTTTACCGAGGCAGCCGCGGAGCTTCGTACGCTCAAGCGAAAAGCGAGAAAGGTGGAACTGCAATCGGTGAAAGGAACTCCGATCTACCTCGAAGATTCGGCGATCGAGGGACGTCTGTCCCAAGGCAACAAGCCCATTGGCGTACTCGATCTGTTCTTCTTCTCGCCACGCTACGGAATTGGACTCGTCGATGTCGACGAAATATTCAACGATCGCATTCTCGTCCAGCTGGCAGAGCTAGTAGCCAGGATGATTGCCGAGTACCACGCGCTTCAGAGCAAGATTTCGTGCGCGAAGGTGGCGACGGTTCTGTTCCGGGATGGGATTCATGGCAGCGACATGCTCGATGCGCTACGTCTTGCCATGGGAGATATTTTTGACTCCGATGCCTGTTCCATCTTCGCTTCCGATCTGCTGTGTGATGAGATCAAGAGTCTGAAGTGTGTGTCGACCACTGGATTGGTCCACTCAGGCAGCCCGGAGAATGTCACTTCCAGTGCGGCATATCACTACGACCTCGAAGACGATCCGTACGATGACGACAACCCGATCGGAATGACGCGCTATCTGGGGTTTCGAGGAGGACGATCGATCAGGAAGAACGATGTGCCGGATATGACCGAACGCGTGTACTCCGGAAACCATGAACGCAGACGCCTTGTCAATGTAAGTCCAGGCTTCAAGTACGCTGAGAAAGTCGCGCTGACGCCGGTGAATCATTATCGCTTTCTGGGTGCCTCGGTTGCGACGCACGGACCTAGCCCCGATAAGCCATCCGCCGGCGTCATTCGGGTGAACCGGCGACGTGATCGGGCTCCGTACCTGGAACTGGACGAGGTGCTGCTTCAGAAGCTTGTGAAGATGTGCCAGCAGTCGCTTCGTTATGCATCGGACCATCTGCAGTCGGAGAATCAAGGTTTCCACGGCGGCGCCAACGGCAAGACCGTACACGAGGCAGCCATGACCAGGCTGGCGTCTCCCTACTGTTCAAGATACTGGAATTGGCGCTACTTGAATGGGATTCTATCAGACCTTCTTCTCGTTGCCGCTCAAGCCGAGGAAGAGCCGCGAAAGCCACGCTATCGGATCCTTGCCAATCTGAGCCTGGCAGGCAGAAACGAAGAGGGTTGGCCCGTCATGAAGATGGTCGCTTACGAATCGACCTTCTCGAGCAATCGGCCGACCAGCGCCATGATCTCGCACCCACGGATCGGCGAAGGCAACCGATGGTGGGCCACGACGCACCAGAAGCTGGTCGTCGCGCAGTTCACCGATGGCGTTCCCCGGTCGACAGCGATCGTACCGGAGTCGCGCCAGGTTCGTCTGAGCGTCTGCCTGCCGTTTCACTTCAAGTGCTGCTCGTACCGTGACCCCGAGATTGACTCGTTCGAGACGCTGCTGCATTACATGGCATCCGACAAACAGTACGGCAAGGTCGATCGGGGCGTGTTATCGATTGACTTCGCCAGTGATCCAAGCGATCTTGGTGCCGGCGATTTGCCTTCCTTGCACAAACTGATTGGCATATCCACCGAAACCTCGAAGCTTGCCGTCGCCTTGTTTAATGCGTCGCGCAAGGCATTGCTTCTAGGAGGCGACAACGCACCCCACCCGCCGGAAACGCAAGATGCTCCCTCGCTGTTTCAGCGAAGCCCGCACGAAGCGATCGAGAGCCTGGCCCAGGTGATACTTCGTCATGCAGGGGGCGGGTCGGCCTACTTCCAGCCGGCAACTGCCGAGCCGCAAATGACGATGGAATTGTGGGACGGACAGAAGCCTGACAACGATTATCCGTTTGTCTCCGTTCCCGCAGAGGGTACCCCGGCGAAAGAGTTCCCGCGGATCGATTCGGATCTGCAAACGTATTACCAACGCTTCTTCTCCGACGCACTGCCACCACGGCAACCGCATGCCGAGAAAACAGAACTGACGCTAAGAGTCGGAGTGGCAATCGCCGGAACACTGTTCGTTCAGCTAAATAACGAGCGAACCGCGGTCCTCTGCGACGTGGAAACCGCCCTGCAGGAATGCTGGAACTGGTACGCCAACTCCCCCATGTCCAAAAGCCAACATTGGCAAGTCCGGGACAATCTCGACTGGAAGCGAGATAGCAAAGGTGTGGAGCCGCGTGAGGATTACGCGACCGACATCCACATCAACTGGTCGCGCACCAACGACTCGTGGGAGCAAGACACCGAATCGTGGGAGGTAACGTCGCCCGGACCAAGCATCCAATCCCCAGGCCGCCCCAAGTGA